A region of Ictalurus furcatus strain D&B chromosome 1, Billie_1.0, whole genome shotgun sequence DNA encodes the following proteins:
- the LOC128600868 gene encoding clumping factor B-like translates to MPEDSEGDSVDDSEGDSEENSEEDSEENSEHDSEGDSEENSEEDSEDLKEDPEEDSEDSEDSEEDSADSEEDSADSEEDSEDSEEDSEEDSEDSEEDSEEDSENSEEDSEDSEEDSEEDSEDSEEDSEEDSENSEEDSEDSEEDAEENSKEDSEEGSDYLEEDSEKNSE, encoded by the coding sequence ATGCCAGAAGATTCTGAGGGAGATTCAGTAGATGATTCAGAGGGTGATTCAGAAGAAAATTCAGAAGAAGATTCAGAAGAAAATTCAGAACACGATTCAGAGGGTGATTCAGAAGAAAATTCAGAAGAAGATTCAGAAGATTTAAAAGAGGATCCAGAAGAAGATTCAGAAGATTCAGAGGATTCAGAAGAAGATTCAGCGGATTCAGAAGAAGATTCAGCGGATTCAGAAGAAGATTCAGAGGATTCAGAAGAAGATTCAGAAGAAGATTCAGAGGATTCAGAAGAAGATTCAGAAGAAGATTCAGAGAATTCAGAAGAAGATTCAGAGGATTCAGAAGAAGATTCAGAAGAAGATTCAGAGGATTCAGAAGAAGATTCAGAAGAAGATTCAGAGAATTCAGAAGAAGATTCAGAGGATTCAGAAGAAGATGCAGAAGAAAATTCAAAAGAAGATTCGGAAGAAGGTTCAGACTATTTAGAAGAAGATTcagaaaaaaattcagaataA